In one window of Haloimpatiens sp. FM7315 DNA:
- the whiA gene encoding DNA-binding protein WhiA, which translates to MVLFFGSQRQIGFKISTENPSIARLIFKLLKEHFEIHAKIMVKKNNSLKKNNVYVIIINEEMGVKKLLKEVGIIQDEEGFSLEFGIPNFLIDEDKTKKAFIRGSFLGGGSISNPEKTYHLEFVTHDSEYADRLSNLINFYGLNSKVIKRKSSFVIYIKEGEQISDLLNIIGAHSSLLFLENIRIMKEMRNNVNRLVNCETANLSKTVNAAVRQVESIKLIENEIGLKRLPGNLKEIAELRLRFPDESLKELGEMLTPKIGKSGVNHRLRKIEKIAEELRKEGR; encoded by the coding sequence GTGGTACTATTTTTTGGTTCTCAAAGGCAGATAGGATTTAAAATAAGTACAGAAAATCCAAGTATAGCTAGATTAATATTTAAACTTTTAAAAGAGCATTTTGAAATTCACGCTAAAATAATGGTAAAAAAGAATAATTCGTTAAAGAAAAATAATGTGTATGTAATAATAATAAATGAAGAAATGGGTGTAAAAAAATTATTAAAAGAAGTTGGAATTATACAGGATGAAGAAGGATTTTCTTTAGAATTTGGCATACCTAATTTTCTAATTGATGAAGATAAAACTAAGAAAGCATTTATAAGAGGATCTTTTCTTGGTGGTGGTAGCATTAGCAATCCTGAAAAGACCTATCATCTTGAATTTGTAACCCATGATAGTGAGTATGCAGATAGGCTTAGTAATTTAATTAACTTTTATGGACTTAATTCTAAAGTCATAAAAAGAAAAAGTAGCTTTGTGATATACATTAAAGAAGGAGAGCAAATTTCAGATTTATTAAATATCATAGGTGCACATAGCTCTCTTTTATTTTTAGAAAATATTAGAATAATGAAAGAAATGAGAAACAACGTAAATAGACTAGTAAACTGTGAAACTGCTAATTTAAGTAAGACTGTTAATGCTGCGGTAAGGCAGGTTGAGAGTATAAAACTTATAGAGAATGAAATAGGTCTTAAAAGGTTGCCTGGTAATTTGAAGGAAATAGCTGAACTAAGGCTACGATTTCCAGATGAATCACTTAAGGAGTTAGGGGAGATGCTAACGCCTAAAATAGGAAAATCAGGAGTAAATCATAGACTTAGGAAGATAGAAAAAATAGCGGAAGAGTTGAGAAAAGAAGGAAGGTAA
- a CDS encoding metal-dependent hydrolase — MTGKTHIGMGIVAYVGACSTIPGGFNYTGAAVVAIASLLPDIDHPKGILNQYILPFKNNATKVAVYTSIGMVILTLDFLYFNNIFLKVLGFILIMIAFSSHREGITHSLMGMILFAVIISYVGKHYEIANIIYYFLIGYGMHIIGDMFTKRGVPVFYPFNKKKYKFPVTFVTGSPKGKIIEEFIMIAGLMYIIYKLPSILM; from the coding sequence ATGACAGGAAAAACTCACATTGGCATGGGAATTGTAGCTTACGTTGGTGCATGTAGTACAATTCCAGGTGGATTTAATTATACAGGAGCAGCAGTTGTTGCTATAGCTTCCTTACTTCCGGATATAGATCATCCCAAAGGAATTTTAAATCAGTATATATTGCCCTTTAAAAACAACGCAACAAAAGTTGCAGTATACACAAGTATTGGTATGGTAATTTTAACTTTAGATTTTTTGTATTTTAATAATATATTTCTTAAAGTACTTGGATTTATTCTCATAATGATTGCTTTTTCATCTCATAGGGAAGGGATAACTCACAGTCTAATGGGAATGATATTATTTGCTGTGATAATTTCCTATGTTGGAAAGCATTATGAAATTGCAAATATTATTTATTATTTTTTAATAGGATATGGTATGCATATTATAGGAGATATGTTTACTAAAAGAGGAGTTCCTGTTTTCTACCCTTTCAATAAGAAAAAATATAAATTCCCAGTAACTTTTGTAACAGGATCTCCTAAGGGGAAGATAATAGAGGAATTCATAATGATAGCTGGACTTATGTACATAATATATAAACTTCCCAGTATTCTCATGTAG
- the yvcK gene encoding uridine diphosphate-N-acetylglucosamine-binding protein YvcK has translation MKLAQWLRPGIRVKRWVLFGIMGILLIVFGIIEFLNKMYYNIYYIAFYIFLIVCGVFAVYVSINQGMKAVIALINQGYLKVSFDSRKLGNLIYEKRLLVKGPKIVVIGGGTGLSTMLRGLKYYTSNITAIVTVGDDGGGSGALREDLGILPPGDIRNCILALADTEPIMEDLIQYRFKEGRLKNQSFGNLFLAAMNGISDNFEDAVQKMSSVLAVTGKVLPVTLDNMVLKARLENGMIIEGESNIPDKSLEFKSKIDRIFIEPEDAKALKEAVQAIKEADAVVLGPGSLYTSIMPNLLVKDISNAIKKTKALKIYICNIMTQPGETDEFKVSDHIKAIHKHIGERVLDYVVVNNEKINNDLVDKYKLKTSHLVFCDEEEIKRMNVSVVKENLISIRKGLIRHDTEKLSSVLIETIMDKQLFYDRKKILEYFYLSERLKENRRERS, from the coding sequence ATGAAGCTTGCACAATGGCTTAGGCCAGGTATAAGAGTAAAGAGATGGGTTTTATTTGGAATAATGGGCATTCTTTTAATAGTTTTTGGCATAATAGAGTTTTTAAACAAGATGTATTACAACATCTACTATATAGCTTTTTATATTTTTCTTATAGTTTGCGGGGTTTTTGCGGTTTATGTATCCATAAATCAAGGTATGAAAGCAGTAATCGCACTTATAAATCAAGGGTATTTAAAGGTGTCCTTTGACTCTAGAAAGCTTGGAAATTTGATATATGAAAAAAGACTTTTGGTTAAGGGACCAAAGATTGTAGTTATTGGAGGGGGAACAGGGCTTTCTACTATGCTTAGAGGTCTTAAGTACTATACCTCCAATATTACTGCAATAGTTACTGTTGGTGATGATGGTGGAGGTTCTGGTGCTCTAAGAGAGGACCTTGGTATACTTCCACCAGGTGATATAAGAAACTGTATACTGGCTTTAGCTGATACTGAGCCTATTATGGAGGATTTGATTCAGTATAGGTTTAAAGAGGGAAGACTTAAAAACCAGAGCTTTGGAAATCTGTTTTTGGCTGCTATGAATGGGATTTCTGATAATTTTGAGGATGCTGTTCAGAAAATGAGTTCAGTTTTAGCCGTAACTGGTAAAGTTTTGCCGGTTACTCTTGACAATATGGTTTTAAAGGCAAGACTTGAAAATGGTATGATTATTGAAGGTGAGTCTAACATACCTGATAAATCCCTAGAATTTAAAAGTAAAATAGATAGAATCTTTATAGAACCAGAAGATGCTAAAGCACTTAAAGAAGCAGTTCAAGCTATAAAAGAGGCAGATGCAGTTGTGTTAGGTCCAGGAAGCTTATATACAAGCATAATGCCAAATTTACTTGTAAAAGACATATCAAATGCTATAAAGAAAACAAAAGCATTAAAAATATATATATGCAATATAATGACTCAGCCCGGGGAAACTGATGAATTTAAAGTATCAGATCACATAAAGGCTATACACAAGCATATAGGTGAAAGAGTTTTAGATTATGTTGTTGTAAATAATGAAAAAATAAACAATGATTTAGTTGATAAATATAAGCTTAAAACTTCCCATTTAGTTTTCTGTGATGAAGAAGAAATAAAGCGCATGAATGTAAGTGTTGTTAAGGAAAATCTTATAAGCATAAGAAAGGGTTTAATAAGGCATGATACGGAGAAATTATCTTCAGTTTTAATTGAAACTATAATGGATAAACAGTTGTTCTACGATAGAAAGAAGATATTAGAATATTTCTACCTATCAGAGAGATTAAAGGAAAATAGAAGGGAAAGAAGTTAA
- the uvrB gene encoding excinuclease ABC subunit UvrB has translation MDKFKIHSKFKPTGDQPDAINSIAKGIEKKYDYQTLLGVTGSGKTFTMANIIEKVQKPTLVLAHNKTLAAQLCSEFRDFFPENSVEYFVSYYDYYQPEAYLAQTDTYIEKDASINDEIDKLRHSATSALLERRDVIVVASVSCIYGLGNPEEYKKLTISLREGMEKNRDDIIKKLVDIQYERNDVNFVRGTFRVRGDVLDIFPASSTNVGIRVEFFGDEIDRLREFDVITGEIIAGRKHVSIFPASHFATSKDKIEKAINEIEVELEKRLKILSHEDKLLEAQRLKQRTNFDIEMIREMGYCTGIENYSRIFDGRKEGTPPKTLLDYFPEDFLMFIDESHVTIPQIKAMYGGDRSRKESLVQYGFRLPSAFDNRPLKFQEFEKKINQLVFVSATPSDYEKNHSKNTAEQIIRPTGLLDPEIVIRPIKGQIDDLYSKIKETVDKGFRVLVTTLTKKMAENLTDYYKEMGLKINYMHSDIDTMERMKLIRDLRKGEFNVLVGINLLREGLDIPEVALVAILDADKEGFLRSETSLIQTIGRAARNSESVVVMYADKITKAMRTSIDETNRRRELQMEYNKVHGITPKTVMKDIRELIEATKVSEDVNKEDEYKENENISIDAMRKRIVDYERLMKKAAKDLEFEKAADFRDKIGRLKKSIREIGK, from the coding sequence ATGGATAAGTTTAAAATACATTCTAAATTTAAGCCCACAGGGGACCAACCAGATGCTATTAATAGTATTGCTAAGGGTATTGAAAAAAAATATGATTATCAAACACTACTTGGAGTAACTGGTTCTGGAAAAACATTCACTATGGCAAATATAATAGAAAAAGTTCAAAAACCTACTTTGGTTTTAGCTCACAATAAAACCTTAGCTGCACAGTTGTGCTCAGAATTCAGAGATTTCTTTCCTGAAAATTCTGTGGAATATTTTGTATCTTACTATGATTATTATCAACCAGAAGCTTATTTAGCACAAACAGACACATACATAGAAAAAGACGCATCTATAAATGATGAAATAGATAAGTTAAGACATTCAGCTACATCAGCACTGCTTGAGAGAAGAGATGTTATAGTTGTAGCATCAGTATCTTGTATTTATGGTCTTGGTAATCCAGAAGAATATAAAAAACTTACTATATCATTAAGAGAAGGTATGGAAAAAAACCGAGATGATATCATAAAAAAACTTGTAGATATACAGTATGAAAGAAATGATGTTAATTTTGTAAGAGGAACATTTAGAGTAAGGGGAGATGTTCTTGATATATTTCCTGCTTCTTCGACTAATGTTGGTATTAGAGTAGAATTTTTTGGTGATGAAATTGATCGCTTGAGGGAATTTGATGTAATTACCGGGGAAATAATTGCAGGAAGAAAACATGTATCAATTTTTCCTGCGTCGCATTTTGCAACTTCAAAGGATAAAATAGAAAAAGCTATTAATGAAATAGAAGTTGAGCTTGAAAAAAGGCTTAAAATTCTATCCCATGAGGATAAGTTATTAGAAGCTCAAAGGCTTAAACAGAGAACTAATTTTGATATAGAGATGATAAGAGAAATGGGATATTGTACAGGAATTGAAAATTATTCAAGGATATTTGATGGAAGAAAAGAAGGAACCCCACCTAAGACTCTTTTAGATTATTTTCCTGAAGATTTTTTAATGTTTATAGATGAAAGCCATGTTACTATACCGCAGATTAAAGCTATGTATGGAGGAGACAGGTCAAGAAAAGAAAGCTTAGTACAGTACGGATTTAGACTTCCTTCAGCTTTTGATAATAGACCTCTTAAATTCCAAGAGTTTGAAAAGAAGATAAATCAGTTAGTGTTTGTTAGCGCAACACCTTCTGATTATGAAAAAAATCATTCCAAGAATACAGCGGAGCAGATAATAAGACCTACAGGACTTTTAGACCCTGAAATAGTAATAAGACCTATAAAGGGACAAATAGATGATTTGTATTCTAAAATTAAGGAAACAGTAGACAAGGGCTTTAGAGTTCTAGTAACTACCTTGACAAAGAAAATGGCAGAAAATTTAACGGACTATTACAAAGAAATGGGCCTTAAGATAAATTATATGCATTCAGATATAGATACTATGGAAAGAATGAAACTCATTAGAGACTTAAGAAAAGGTGAGTTTAATGTTCTTGTTGGCATTAACCTATTAAGAGAAGGATTGGATATACCAGAGGTTGCACTTGTAGCTATACTTGATGCAGACAAGGAAGGTTTCTTAAGATCAGAGACTTCTTTAATTCAGACTATAGGAAGAGCTGCGAGAAATTCAGAAAGTGTAGTTGTAATGTATGCAGATAAGATAACCAAAGCCATGAGAACTTCTATAGATGAGACTAATAGAAGAAGAGAACTTCAGATGGAATATAATAAAGTACATGGAATAACTCCTAAAACTGTTATGAAAGATATAAGAGAACTAATAGAAGCTACAAAGGTTTCCGAGGATGTAAATAAAGAGGATGAATATAAAGAAAATGAAAATATAAGCATTGACGCTATGAGAAAACGTATAGTGGATTATGAAAGACTTATGAAAAAGGCTGCTAAGGATTTAGAATTTGAAAAAGCAGCTGATTTTAGGGATAAAATAGGTAGATTAAAAAAATCCATTAGAGAAATCGGAAAATAG
- a CDS encoding PDZ domain-containing protein: MIYSIILFSICTLFKGGLLQDIILIVFAPIGHEAMIFLQKYIESKNRFIYESTDEGIMVLEVAPNSLAYTIGVRSGDLLIDINNKKIENEKDIVEVIKDAPNYVKLIAKRISGDLKEFHYDNLISRADFGAVFVPKSIPKGKEIIPIKEDNFKKVLDIAKEKHRNY; encoded by the coding sequence ATGATTTATTCCATAATACTTTTTTCTATTTGTACTCTTTTTAAGGGTGGACTACTTCAGGATATAATTTTAATAGTATTTGCACCAATAGGTCACGAGGCTATGATATTTCTGCAAAAATATATTGAATCTAAAAACAGATTTATATATGAAAGTACTGATGAGGGTATTATGGTGTTAGAAGTGGCACCAAATTCTTTGGCTTATACTATAGGAGTGAGAAGTGGAGATCTTCTTATTGATATAAATAATAAAAAAATAGAAAATGAAAAGGACATAGTAGAAGTTATAAAAGATGCGCCAAATTATGTTAAACTTATAGCGAAAAGGATTTCTGGAGATTTAAAGGAATTTCACTATGATAATTTAATAAGCAGGGCAGATTTTGGAGCGGTTTTTGTTCCTAAAAGTATACCAAAGGGTAAAGAAATTATTCCTATTAAAGAGGATAACTTCAAGAAGGTTTTAGATATAGCTAAAGAAAAACATAGAAATTATTAA
- the rapZ gene encoding RNase adapter RapZ, with the protein MRFVIVTGLSGAGKTQAIRALEDLGYFCVDNLPTTLIPKFAEACFQTAGKIDKTALVIDIRGGEFFKDLFNSLYYLKNEGYHYEILYLEASDKVLIKRYKESRRKHPLAPEGRIINGINIERDRLSEVRQKSDYIIDTTSLSTMELRKKINSIYGEKDQIENKLMITVLSFGFKYGIPIDADLVFDVRFLPNPYYIPELKGYSGNDASVRDYVLSFNETKEFIKMLSDMLNFLIPNYIKEGKKQLIIAIGCTGGRHRSVTIANSIYKQLKNQGNITSIDHRDINEDVNKGGMKL; encoded by the coding sequence ATGAGATTTGTAATAGTTACAGGACTATCTGGAGCAGGAAAAACTCAAGCTATAAGAGCACTAGAGGATTTAGGATATTTTTGCGTTGATAACTTGCCAACTACCCTAATACCTAAATTTGCAGAGGCTTGTTTTCAAACTGCAGGAAAGATTGACAAAACAGCTTTGGTCATAGATATACGTGGAGGAGAATTTTTTAAGGATCTTTTTAATAGCCTATATTATTTGAAAAATGAAGGATATCACTATGAGATACTATATTTAGAAGCAAGTGACAAGGTTTTAATAAAAAGATATAAAGAATCCAGAAGAAAGCATCCACTAGCACCTGAGGGCAGAATTATAAATGGAATTAATATAGAAAGAGATAGATTAAGCGAAGTAAGACAAAAATCAGATTATATAATAGATACAACTAGTTTATCCACTATGGAACTAAGGAAAAAAATAAACTCTATATATGGAGAAAAAGATCAAATAGAAAACAAACTTATGATAACAGTTTTATCTTTTGGTTTTAAATATGGAATACCAATAGATGCAGATTTAGTGTTTGATGTTAGATTTTTACCTAATCCCTATTATATTCCAGAATTAAAGGGGTATTCAGGAAACGATGCTTCAGTTAGGGATTATGTTTTAAGTTTTAATGAAACTAAGGAATTTATAAAAATGCTTAGTGATATGCTTAATTTTTTAATACCAAATTACATTAAAGAAGGAAAAAAACAACTTATAATAGCTATAGGATGCACAGGCGGTAGACATAGATCCGTTACTATAGCAAATAGTATATATAAACAATTAAAAAACCAGGGAAATATTACATCAATAGATCACAGAGATATAAATGAAGATGTGAATAAGGGTGGTATGAAGCTATGA
- the murB gene encoding UDP-N-acetylmuramate dehydrogenase — translation MNQYKDFSCILKSILKEDVLIDEPMKKHTSFKVGGPSDVLVTPESLSDIVDVIKLCRKEKVPYCIIGNGSNILVKDGGIRGVVIKTSKLNNIKIDGAKVTAESGAMLSVVSKKSASYSLTGLEFASGIPGTIGGAITMNAGAYNGEMSQVVESAVILDENGEVRELTKEELELSYRKSAILKYGYIVLSVTLSLKMGDKEKIINRINELTKRRTEKQPLEYPSAGSTFKRPEGHFTGQLIEESGLKGAFVGGAQVSEKHAGFIINKGNASAKDILDLIKMVEDIVKEKYNVELHPEVRIVGEE, via the coding sequence ATGAATCAATATAAGGATTTTAGTTGTATTTTAAAATCAATACTCAAAGAAGATGTACTAATAGATGAACCTATGAAGAAGCACACTTCTTTTAAAGTAGGTGGACCTAGTGATGTATTAGTAACTCCTGAAAGCCTTAGTGATATTGTAGATGTGATTAAGCTTTGCAGAAAAGAAAAAGTTCCATATTGCATTATTGGAAATGGATCTAATATTCTTGTTAAAGATGGTGGAATACGAGGAGTTGTAATAAAAACGTCAAAATTAAATAATATAAAAATAGATGGAGCTAAGGTTACTGCTGAAAGTGGTGCTATGTTATCTGTTGTCAGTAAAAAATCAGCTTCCTATTCACTAACTGGACTTGAGTTTGCAAGTGGAATTCCAGGGACTATAGGCGGGGCTATAACCATGAATGCAGGTGCTTATAATGGTGAAATGTCACAAGTTGTTGAATCTGCAGTAATTTTGGATGAAAATGGTGAAGTAAGGGAACTTACCAAAGAAGAATTAGAGTTAAGCTATAGAAAAAGTGCCATATTAAAGTATGGTTACATAGTTCTAAGCGTTACGTTGTCCTTAAAAATGGGTGATAAGGAAAAAATAATAAATAGAATTAATGAGTTAACAAAAAGAAGAACGGAAAAGCAGCCCTTAGAGTATCCTTCTGCAGGAAGTACATTTAAAAGACCAGAGGGTCATTTTACAGGACAGTTAATTGAAGAAAGTGGTTTAAAAGGTGCATTTGTAGGGGGAGCTCAGGTATCAGAAAAACACGCTGGTTTTATAATAAACAAGGGGAATGCCAGTGCTAAAGATATATTGGATTTAATTAAAATGGTAGAAGATATAGTTAAGGAAAAATACAATGTGGAGCTTCATCCTGAAGTTAGAATTGTAGGAGAAGAATAA
- a CDS encoding DRTGG domain-containing protein — translation MNIVDGAILGGKDGVYKTLSKFFIGAMTVDAALKFIEESSLIIVGNREELQEMALMNNCGVLISGGFDCSERIRKLADIKCLPIISSAYDTFTIASLINKALSESNMKKDIILVEDIMTEAQCLYVSQKVRDFKEIVKSTNHERFPVLEENGKIAGIITIGDIDDSVNNEQALESVMTKNPIILFSKTTVAYAAHIMVKENIKMCPIVEKKKMVGVITRQDVIKALNYASRQKHVKETMEDLILENFKMDCLGDTLHFSGELIPEMLNELGTASSGALNMIICTTAEITVRHKCNANIYVDNVVTYFMRPAQMNRPMDIYTKLIDIGRSSCKVEVNMFNKNKDFMAKSILSAKILSE, via the coding sequence GTGAATATAGTTGATGGAGCTATTTTAGGCGGGAAAGACGGGGTTTATAAGACCTTATCAAAATTTTTTATAGGGGCTATGACAGTAGATGCTGCTTTAAAGTTTATAGAAGAATCTTCCCTTATTATAGTAGGAAACAGAGAAGAACTTCAGGAAATGGCCCTTATGAATAACTGCGGAGTGCTTATTTCTGGAGGCTTTGATTGTAGTGAAAGAATAAGAAAGTTAGCGGATATTAAATGCCTTCCAATAATATCTTCAGCTTATGACACTTTTACCATAGCCAGCCTTATAAACAAAGCTCTTTCAGAAAGCAATATGAAAAAGGATATAATTTTAGTTGAGGATATAATGACAGAAGCTCAGTGCTTATACGTATCTCAAAAGGTTAGAGACTTTAAGGAGATTGTAAAAAGCACTAACCATGAAAGATTTCCAGTTCTTGAGGAGAATGGAAAAATAGCAGGCATAATTACTATAGGCGATATAGATGATAGCGTTAATAATGAACAAGCCTTAGAAAGCGTTATGACAAAGAATCCAATAATATTATTTTCAAAAACCACAGTAGCCTATGCAGCACATATAATGGTAAAGGAAAATATTAAGATGTGCCCAATAGTTGAAAAGAAAAAAATGGTTGGAGTCATTACAAGACAGGATGTCATAAAGGCTCTTAATTATGCTTCAAGGCAAAAACATGTAAAAGAGACTATGGAAGATTTGATTTTAGAGAATTTTAAGATGGACTGCCTAGGAGATACCCTTCATTTTTCAGGTGAACTTATTCCTGAAATGTTAAATGAGCTTGGAACTGCATCTAGTGGGGCTCTTAATATGATAATTTGCACTACTGCTGAAATAACTGTAAGACATAAATGCAATGCGAATATATATGTAGACAATGTGGTAACTTATTTTATGAGGCCAGCCCAAATGAATAGACCTATGGATATATATACTAAACTCATTGATATAGGTAGAAGCTCTTGTAAAGTAGAAGTAAATATGTTTAATAAAAACAAAGATTTTATGGCCAAAAGCATATTATCAGCAAAGATTTTAAGTGAATAG